A region of the Salvia splendens isolate huo1 chromosome 11, SspV2, whole genome shotgun sequence genome:
gccacgtcttccaccgCGAGTGCATCGACCTCTGGCTCGAGTCCCACAAGACCTGCCCCGTCTGCCGCCGCGACCTCAACTCGCCGCTGCAGTCGCCGGTCAAGTCACCCAGGGTGTCGGTTAACGAGGAGGAGGGCGACGAGGGGGCCCGCCAGGACTTGGACAGCTGCAGCGTAACCATCAAAGAGGAAGACGAGGAGCGGACGAATAAGGTGACGGAGAGGGAGAAGTTCTCGAGATCGCACTCGACGGGGCACTCGATAAAGAGGAATAGGGAAGGGGAGGAGAAGTATACGCTGATATTGCCGGAGGAGGTGAAGTCGAGCATCATAAGTAGGCATAATTCGAGCAAGAGTTGGACGAGTTTCGGTGATTTTAAACATAACAATAATACTAACAGTGTAGCCGTAGCCGAGGCCGAGTCTTCTGGCCTGCCGGCTGGATCAGACCACATAGTATAGCCAATTTTCAtcttttttcattcattttgaTGTTAGGTTTTAGTTGGAAG
Encoded here:
- the LOC121754347 gene encoding RING-H2 finger protein ATL29-like, which translates into the protein RIVNPISTGAMATGVAEPLPPSTSNAPTYSYPPVIIILTIVLLIFFFAGFFSIYFCRCFMQNLLCTWHLRRSATAPPSGGAAGGAAGPGGAGLDPSIVESFPTFTYSTVKDYTKERYGVECAICLVEFRSSDVLRLLTACCHVFHRECIDLWLESHKTCPVCRRDLNSPLQSPVKSPRVSVNEEEGDEGARQDLDSCSVTIKEEDEERTNKVTEREKFSRSHSTGHSIKRNREGEEKYTLILPEEVKSSIISRHNSSKSWTSFGDFKHNNNTNSVAVAEAESSGLPAGSDHIV